AGTTGATTAGGGTTTACCGGATTCAATACTTCCTCATCACAGGCCACTAAGCCCACAGCCATTATCACTGCCAAAAACGTGGATCTTGTTTTCATGATTTCTTTATTTATAATTAAAATGCAAGTTGTATACCTCCCATGATCGTGCGCGCTGCTGGGAACTGACCGTAGTCAATACCTGTACCTAAGGAGGAGTTGATACCTGTTCTTACAGAGATCTCGGGATCATACCCTGAGTAGTCTGTGAAAGTCAGGAGGTTTTGCGCGGAGACATACACTCTTACTTTTGAAATGTTTCCTTTACTCCAAGCATCTAATAAAGAGCTTGGGATACTATAGCCCAATGAGATGTTTTTCAGTCTGAGATAAGAACCATCTTCTACAAATCTAGAACTGGCTCTAGCGTTTCTATTCGGGTCGCCTGAGATTGCTCTTGGCACATTAGTATCGGTATTGTTTGGCGTCCATCTATCCAAAACCACCGCACTGGCGCCAAAAAGCCGGGTCATCCCTTCCGTGTGATAGCGTAGGTTGTTGAAGATTTCGTTGCCAGAAACACCTTGCCAAAACATAGTGAAATCGAAGCCTTTGTAAGAGGCATTCATGTTCAAACCATAGGTGAAGTCCGGAAGGTAATGGCCTAGATTAGTTCTGTCATCTGCGTTGATCACACCATCATTGTTGATGTCTCGGAATCTGATGTCTCCTGCTTCTGCATCAGGCTGCTGACTGGTGTCTTCTCCACTTTGGAAAATTCCGTCTGCAATCCAACCGTAGAAATAAGCAATAGGTTGACCTTCCTCTGTCAGGGTCATGGCATCTCCTTGGAAGTTTGGACCGAAGATGGTGTTACCAGAACCTAGAGAAACCAGCTCATTGCTTACAAATCCCATGTTTCCGTCAATTGCCATTTGAAAATCGCCAGATCTAAGCTCATAGCCTGCAGTGATTTCAAATCCAGTGTTTTTCACTGTACCTACGTTAGCCACAGGGGCTCCGTCATATCCCAATGAAGGAGGGATCGGTACACCTAGGATCATATCCTCGGTAGTGTTTTCGTACCATTCCAGAGCTAGCGTGAACTGGTCATTGAATAAGCCTAAATCCAGACCTATGTTTTTCATGATGGTAGTTTCCCATTTCAGGTCGGCATTTGCAAGTGCTGAAATCGTACTACCTGTCAGCAGGTTCTCATCAAAGTTGTAGAACAAGTTTGAATTAATAGTGGCTTGGTACACATAATCACCGATTCGGTCATTACCTGTCTCGCCATAACTGGCACGCAGTTTTAAATCACTCACAGCATCCAGGCCTTGCATAAAGCCCTCTTCGCTAATTCTCCATCCCAAGGAAAGAGATGGGAAGGTACCCCATTTATTATCCGGACCAAATCTGGATCCTCCATCTCGTCGGATACTAGCGCTGACTAGGTATTTCTGCGCATAATCATAGTTCACACGACCTACGTAAGAAATCAAGCCATACTCTGTTCTAGTACTTGAAGTAGTCTGGTTTTCCACACCCTGAAGTTCTTTCACTTCATTGGTGAGGGAGTTTTGACCGGTTCCATTCAGCGAGGTGAAGGTGGAGGTCTGTCTTTCGATTACTCCCAGTAGGTCAATATGGTGCTTTCCAAAGTCTCTATTATAAGTGAATTGATTACTGATCAATGGAGAGACAAAAGTAGATCTGGTCTGACCTATGGCTGCAAAAGGCTGGATACTGAAATCACCCGCATTGAATGCTGGAGTATAGTCAAAGGTATTTCCTAATCCCAAGTCCATTCCTACAAGGAGCTTGTAATCCAATCCTTTTAGGATATTCACAGTGATATAAGCAGAGCCTAAGATTTTGTAGTCCACAGTATTATTTCGTCTCAGAGAAGCATTTAACACGGGGTTTTCCGGATCTGAGCCATCTACCCGATCTGGTGCTCTAAATCCACCAAGTCTGCTGGCATCTCTTACCGGAATGTAAGGGACGGATTTCACGATATGCTCCAACTGACTACGTCCACCGGAGAAAGGTTCGTTGTTTCTATCAGAGTAGGCTACAGTGAGGGTTTCCCCTATTTTGATCCTATCGTTGATCTTAAATTCTGTATTGGATCGAACTGAGATTCTTTCAAATCCGGTTCCTCTCATAATTCCTTCTTGGGAGAAATATCCCACAGAGAAGTTATAGAGCACATTGTCCGTACCTCCAGCTACACTCACATTATAGTCCTGGATAGGAGCAGAGCGGAACATCTCATCTTGGTAATCGATGTCATTATTGGCAAACTCTCCCAGGTCATCAAATCTTGCCGGGGCGTCTTCGCCTGCATTACCAAGTAAATCACGCCCAAATGCGATGTACTGGTCTCTATTTAGTAGATCCAGCGTTTTCCAGGCATTTTGTGAACCATAATATCCATCTACGGACACTAGAGGCTTACCGGCTTTTCCTTTTTTGGTGGTCACGAGGATTACCCCATTTGCACCTCTGGAACCATAAATGGCAGCAGTGGAGGCATCTTTTAATACTTCAATAGATTCAATATCGGCTGGGTTGATTTGGTTGAGCCCGCCTGCTGGCATACCGTCAATTACATATAGGGGATCATTGTTTCCAACTGTACCTATACCCCGTATTCTCACCAGTGGATTGGTACCTGGAGATCCGGTATTGGTCACAGCCACCCCGGCAGCTCTACCTTGTAGGGCAGAGGCCAAACTAGGGACTGGCAGCGCACGGATTTCCTCTGAGCCTACCGATGAAATGGCACCGGTGACTTTTGCCCGCTCCTGTGTACCATACCCTACTACTACAACCTCAGAAAGTGAAGAAAGGTCTTCTTCCAATACCACAGAGAGCTGGGAAGAATTTCCTACACGAACTTCCTTAGAAGTGTAGCCGATAAATGAGAATACTAAGATGGATTCGTCCGAAGGGACTGTTAAGCTAAAATTGCCGTCAATGTCAGAGGCTGTACCTGTGGTGGTACCTTTAATTAGCACGTTAACTCCGGGCATGGCCTCCCCGGTTGAGGATGTGATGGTGCCGCTTACATTTCTGCTTTGGGCAAAGGCACTTCCTGCAAAAATCAATAGCAGGAGCATTGG
This genomic window from Algoriphagus sp. TR-M9 contains:
- a CDS encoding SusC/RagA family TonB-linked outer membrane protein, whose protein sequence is MYKTIYPKSRALPPWLDVKGFVLPMLLLLIFAGSAFAQSRNVSGTITSSTGEAMPGVNVLIKGTTTGTASDIDGNFSLTVPSDESILVFSFIGYTSKEVRVGNSSQLSVVLEEDLSSLSEVVVVGYGTQERAKVTGAISSVGSEEIRALPVPSLASALQGRAAGVAVTNTGSPGTNPLVRIRGIGTVGNNDPLYVIDGMPAGGLNQINPADIESIEVLKDASTAAIYGSRGANGVILVTTKKGKAGKPLVSVDGYYGSQNAWKTLDLLNRDQYIAFGRDLLGNAGEDAPARFDDLGEFANNDIDYQDEMFRSAPIQDYNVSVAGGTDNVLYNFSVGYFSQEGIMRGTGFERISVRSNTEFKINDRIKIGETLTVAYSDRNNEPFSGGRSQLEHIVKSVPYIPVRDASRLGGFRAPDRVDGSDPENPVLNASLRRNNTVDYKILGSAYITVNILKGLDYKLLVGMDLGLGNTFDYTPAFNAGDFSIQPFAAIGQTRSTFVSPLISNQFTYNRDFGKHHIDLLGVIERQTSTFTSLNGTGQNSLTNEVKELQGVENQTTSSTRTEYGLISYVGRVNYDYAQKYLVSASIRRDGGSRFGPDNKWGTFPSLSLGWRISEEGFMQGLDAVSDLKLRASYGETGNDRIGDYVYQATINSNLFYNFDENLLTGSTISALANADLKWETTIMKNIGLDLGLFNDQFTLALEWYENTTEDMILGVPIPPSLGYDGAPVANVGTVKNTGFEITAGYELRSGDFQMAIDGNMGFVSNELVSLGSGNTIFGPNFQGDAMTLTEEGQPIAYFYGWIADGIFQSGEDTSQQPDAEAGDIRFRDINNDGVINADDRTNLGHYLPDFTYGLNMNASYKGFDFTMFWQGVSGNEIFNNLRYHTEGMTRLFGASAVVLDRWTPNNTDTNVPRAISGDPNRNARASSRFVEDGSYLRLKNISLGYSIPSSLLDAWSKGNISKVRVYVSAQNLLTFTDYSGYDPEISVRTGINSSLGTGIDYGQFPAARTIMGGIQLAF